GCTATGCCTCTAATAGATTTTTTAGTGGATTCTGTTATTCAAATGAAACAAAGTGATTATACAGATATGAGTTCTGGAATCGTGCTTTGGTTCATGTTATTTGTTCAAATAGCTTACTTTCAATTGCTCAAAAAACTTCAATCTTAAATTACTTATTCTAAATTTCTAAGAAAATGGAATTACAAATAGATGCAGCCATGAAAAACACACTAAAAGTAGAACGGGCAATTTTGAATATTACACAGGAAGAACTCGCTCAAAAAATAGGAGTTTCTAGACAAACAATAAGTTCGATAGAAAAAAATAAATATGTTCCTTCTACTGTTTTAGCTTTAAAATTGTCTCAATTATTCGAAAAATCAGTCAATGAAATCTTTGTATTAGATGAAGATGATTAAACTAAAAAAATCCGTCAAAAACAAACTTTCAAAACTTTCAATTTTATTTGAAAGTTTGTTTTTTTTGTGTATATTTGTTTCAATTAGATTATAAAATCAGCAAATAATTGAATCAACTTTTATGAAAACTAAAAATATATTTTGGCTACTAGCAGGAATTCTGAATTTATTTACAGCATTACTTCACACATTTGGAGGGCAAGTAGGATTAATAAATCCTTTACTCTCAAGTAATTTGGATAATCAAGTTCAGACTGAATTTCTTGGTGTTTGGCATATGATAACTTTGTTTTTATTTTTTACTTCTGCTGTTTTTATAAAGAATTATTTTGCACCCAAAGAAGAATGTAGAGTAATAATTCAGTTTATTAGTTATGTCTATTTTTTGTTTTCTATTTCTTTTATTGCAGTAAGTTTTATGAA
This is a stretch of genomic DNA from Bernardetia sp. MNP-M8. It encodes these proteins:
- a CDS encoding helix-turn-helix transcriptional regulator, with the translated sequence MKNTLKVERAILNITQEELAQKIGVSRQTISSIEKNKYVPSTVLALKLSQLFEKSVNEIFVLDEDD